From the genome of Haloterrigena sp. KLK7, one region includes:
- the pdhA gene encoding pyruvate dehydrogenase (acetyl-transferring) E1 component subunit alpha: MPRSTVADFSIERVQILDQDGRVDESMEPDLEDERLLEWYRTMKLSRRLDERTIALQRRGELGTFAPATGQEAAQVGSTGALAGDDWTVPAFREHPSALARGLSPQGIFEYAMGLEEGAEPPDDVPIMPPSIAVGSQPLHAAGIGWAEAMNDSDRVALTYFGDGATSEGEVYEAMNLAGVYEAQTVFVCQNNQYAISTPLSKQTRAATLAQKAVAAGIEPIQVDGNDVLGVYAVTKEARERALRGVPTLIEATTYRREMHTTADDPSVYRTTEEEEEWEPLDPILRFEQYLRERGVLDDETVSSIEDAIETELEEALEAARETEANADPVDMFDTAYAELPDYLERQREAFTGDADGEIAPPRAAEGTLGDGGTATESGVTEGVDRLNMVEAIRETLHAELDRDDDVLVYGQDVGVDGGVFRATQGLLDAFPGRVHDAPVAEAGIVGLGVGLAAAGYRPVAEIQFAGFTFQAFDQIHQHVSRLRSRSRGELSCPMVIRAPYGLGVKALEHHSESYEAGYAHVPGLKMVIPSTARDAAGLLRSAIRSPDPVLFFEPMALYRAARRPVPADHEVPLGEARVVEEGTDVTVVTWGAMVREVEGAIEESEASADVIDLRTISPMDTETVRESVRKTGRCVVVHEAPRTGGFGAEVAARISDEAVWHLEAPIERVAGYDVPVPLPGREEAYRPDEERIRETIERVTSS; encoded by the coding sequence ATGCCACGATCGACGGTCGCTGATTTCTCGATCGAGCGCGTCCAGATCCTCGATCAGGACGGCCGCGTCGACGAGTCCATGGAGCCGGACCTCGAGGACGAGCGGTTGCTCGAGTGGTATCGGACGATGAAGCTGTCCCGTCGCCTCGACGAGCGGACGATCGCCCTCCAGCGCCGGGGCGAACTGGGGACCTTCGCGCCCGCGACGGGACAGGAGGCCGCGCAGGTCGGCAGTACCGGCGCGCTCGCCGGGGACGACTGGACGGTGCCGGCCTTTCGCGAGCACCCCTCGGCGCTGGCCCGGGGACTCTCGCCCCAGGGGATCTTCGAGTACGCGATGGGACTCGAGGAGGGCGCCGAACCGCCCGACGACGTGCCGATCATGCCGCCGTCGATCGCCGTGGGCTCCCAGCCGCTCCACGCCGCGGGGATCGGCTGGGCCGAGGCGATGAACGACAGCGACCGGGTCGCGCTGACCTACTTCGGTGACGGCGCGACCAGCGAGGGCGAGGTCTACGAGGCGATGAACCTCGCGGGCGTCTACGAGGCGCAGACGGTCTTCGTCTGCCAGAACAACCAGTACGCGATCTCGACGCCGCTGTCGAAGCAGACGCGGGCCGCGACGCTCGCCCAGAAGGCCGTCGCCGCGGGCATCGAACCGATTCAGGTCGACGGCAACGACGTGCTGGGCGTCTACGCGGTCACGAAGGAGGCCAGGGAGCGCGCCCTGCGGGGCGTCCCGACGCTGATCGAGGCGACGACCTACCGCCGGGAGATGCACACCACCGCGGACGACCCCTCCGTCTACCGCACGACCGAGGAAGAGGAGGAGTGGGAGCCGCTGGACCCAATCTTGCGGTTCGAGCAGTATCTCCGCGAGCGCGGCGTTCTCGACGACGAAACGGTCTCCTCGATCGAGGACGCGATCGAGACCGAACTCGAGGAGGCCCTCGAGGCGGCCCGCGAGACCGAGGCGAACGCCGATCCCGTCGACATGTTCGACACGGCCTACGCGGAACTCCCCGACTACCTCGAGCGCCAGCGGGAGGCGTTCACCGGCGACGCCGACGGCGAGATCGCGCCGCCTCGAGCGGCGGAGGGGACCCTCGGTGACGGCGGGACGGCGACCGAGTCGGGGGTCACGGAGGGCGTCGACCGACTGAACATGGTCGAGGCGATCCGCGAGACCCTGCACGCCGAACTGGACCGCGACGACGACGTGCTCGTCTACGGTCAGGACGTCGGCGTCGACGGCGGCGTCTTCCGGGCGACCCAGGGGCTGCTCGACGCCTTCCCGGGCCGCGTCCACGACGCGCCGGTCGCGGAGGCGGGCATCGTCGGTCTCGGCGTCGGCCTCGCGGCCGCGGGCTACCGACCGGTCGCGGAGATCCAGTTCGCCGGCTTCACCTTCCAGGCGTTCGATCAGATCCACCAGCACGTCTCGCGGCTCCGCAGTCGCTCGCGCGGCGAACTCTCGTGTCCGATGGTGATCCGCGCGCCGTACGGGCTGGGCGTGAAGGCCTTAGAGCACCACTCCGAGAGCTACGAAGCCGGCTACGCCCACGTTCCCGGACTGAAGATGGTGATCCCGTCGACCGCGCGGGACGCGGCCGGACTGCTTCGGTCGGCGATTCGCAGTCCGGATCCCGTCCTGTTCTTCGAGCCGATGGCGCTGTACCGGGCGGCCCGGCGACCCGTGCCCGCCGATCACGAGGTCCCGCTGGGCGAGGCCCGCGTCGTCGAGGAGGGCACGGACGTCACCGTCGTCACCTGGGGCGCGATGGTCCGCGAGGTCGAAGGCGCCATCGAGGAGAGCGAGGCGTCGGCCGACGTGATCGACCTGCGGACGATCAGTCCGATGGACACCGAGACGGTCCGCGAGTCGGTCCGGAAGACCGGCCGGTGCGTCGTCGTCCACGAGGCGCCGCGGACGGGCGGGTTCGGCGCCGAGGTCGCGGCCCGCATCTCCGACGAGGCGGTCTGGCACCTCGAGGCGCCGATCGAGCGCGTCGCCGGCTACGACGTCCCGGTGCCGCTGCCGGGCCGCGAGGAGGCGTACCGGCCCGACGAGGAGCGCATCCGGGAGACGATCGAGCGCGTCACGTCGTCGTAG
- a CDS encoding S8 family serine peptidase, whose amino-acid sequence MAEENSTERATRRTVLKSVGTGVVGSVALSGTGAAVDGESVGEALEGVFEAGGALVDDALDPESDALQEVVIVFEDTEAVVRLEELDVEFAIGFDTLPVGYAKLPGSLVETVADWEPVRYVSSNYDLEFHNDDAREDTNADAVQAGSGLETPYTGENVHVAVIDSGIGGGHPDLQPNLEANYQYVGVPGIQDEPLWWQDVDTVDTDVNGHGTHCAGSIGGTGSKSDGEYSGMAPDVDLTMYSTSAGPAIAFTVAAYDDLIRRQREGEHDIQIVSNSYGSGQIGRPFLPDDPLNVATWHAHEEGILSVFAAGNDGPDRGTLNQYAKAPHVLGVGATDAEGAVADFSSRGRPRDGSFDAANYDRATAYENLAAFHDGASADEIDGPLGIYRNGVAAKGEAVMSTLERFDLINVLQPDGERYYGPASGTSMSCPVTAGCAALVYDAAIENGGEAPAPTDVLATLEATADERRRESYTAESVGAGYVDVHAAVERAETGDFATFDEIEIAPSAAEQ is encoded by the coding sequence ATGGCTGAGGAAAATTCCACCGAACGAGCGACGCGGCGGACGGTCCTCAAGAGCGTCGGCACCGGTGTCGTCGGTTCGGTCGCGCTCTCCGGAACCGGCGCGGCCGTCGACGGCGAGTCCGTCGGCGAGGCCCTCGAGGGCGTGTTCGAGGCCGGCGGCGCCCTCGTCGACGACGCGCTCGACCCCGAGAGCGACGCCCTCCAGGAGGTCGTGATCGTCTTCGAGGACACCGAGGCCGTCGTCCGCCTCGAGGAACTCGACGTCGAGTTCGCGATCGGCTTCGATACCCTCCCCGTCGGGTACGCCAAACTGCCGGGGTCGCTGGTCGAGACCGTCGCCGACTGGGAGCCGGTGCGGTACGTCTCCTCGAACTACGACCTGGAGTTTCACAACGACGACGCCCGCGAGGACACGAACGCCGACGCCGTACAGGCCGGTTCGGGACTCGAGACGCCCTACACCGGTGAGAACGTCCACGTCGCAGTCATCGACTCGGGGATCGGCGGCGGACACCCCGATCTGCAACCGAACCTCGAGGCGAACTATCAGTACGTAGGGGTCCCGGGAATTCAGGACGAACCGCTCTGGTGGCAGGACGTCGACACCGTCGATACCGACGTGAACGGTCACGGCACCCACTGTGCGGGAAGCATCGGCGGAACCGGATCGAAGAGCGACGGCGAGTACTCGGGAATGGCGCCCGACGTCGATCTGACGATGTACTCGACGAGCGCGGGTCCGGCGATCGCGTTCACCGTCGCCGCGTACGACGATCTGATCCGCCGGCAGCGGGAGGGCGAGCACGATATCCAGATCGTCTCGAACTCGTACGGCTCGGGACAGATCGGCCGCCCGTTCCTCCCCGACGATCCCCTCAACGTCGCGACGTGGCACGCTCACGAGGAGGGGATCCTCTCGGTGTTCGCGGCGGGGAACGACGGTCCCGATCGGGGAACGCTGAACCAGTACGCGAAGGCGCCACACGTGCTGGGCGTCGGGGCGACCGACGCCGAGGGTGCGGTCGCGGACTTCTCCTCCCGCGGTCGCCCGCGGGACGGCTCGTTCGACGCGGCCAATTACGACCGCGCGACGGCCTACGAGAACCTCGCCGCGTTCCACGACGGCGCCTCCGCGGACGAGATCGACGGGCCGCTGGGGATCTACCGCAACGGCGTCGCCGCCAAGGGCGAGGCCGTGATGAGTACGCTCGAGCGGTTCGACCTCATAAACGTGCTCCAACCGGACGGCGAACGCTACTACGGTCCCGCGTCCGGAACCAGTATGTCCTGTCCCGTCACCGCCGGCTGCGCCGCGCTGGTGTACGACGCCGCCATCGAAAACGGCGGCGAGGCGCCCGCTCCGACGGACGTGCTCGCGACGCTCGAGGCGACCGCGGACGAGCGCCGACGCGAGTCGTACACCGCGGAATCCGTCGGTGCGGGGTACGTGGACGTCCACGCGGCCGTCGAACGCGCCGAGACCGGCGATTTCGCGACGTTCGACGAGATCGAAATCGCGCCGAGCGCCGCCGAGCAGTGA
- a CDS encoding RIO1 family regulatory kinase/ATPase, with protein sequence MVRNVAGELPELEDEDFYLLSGVEQGMRFSEWVQREKLPKFASLTEEEVDYRLERCLKRGLIEKKTIQYEGYTLQFEGYDALALRALVERDTIGEFGSPLGVGKESDVYEVRSYKPLALKYHREGYTNFREVHKERDYTSENDHVSWMYTARKAAEREHEILEELYPDVSVPQPIDQNRHAIVMEKMDGVELSRTRLEADQVLGVLDLLVSEIANAHANGYVHADMSEYNVFVNEAGVKIFDWPQAVPTDHENAGEFLRRDLTNIVGYFRRKYPQHVPDDIDSDDLADSIERESFETITEFVA encoded by the coding sequence ATGGTGCGGAACGTCGCCGGGGAACTCCCGGAGCTCGAGGACGAGGACTTCTATCTCCTCTCGGGGGTCGAACAGGGGATGCGCTTCTCCGAGTGGGTCCAGCGGGAGAAGCTCCCGAAGTTCGCCAGCCTGACCGAAGAGGAGGTCGACTACCGCCTCGAGCGCTGTCTGAAACGCGGATTGATCGAGAAGAAGACGATCCAGTACGAGGGCTACACCCTCCAGTTCGAGGGCTACGACGCGCTCGCCCTGCGCGCGCTCGTCGAGCGCGACACCATCGGCGAGTTCGGCTCGCCGCTCGGCGTCGGCAAGGAGAGCGACGTCTACGAGGTGCGCTCGTACAAGCCCCTGGCCCTGAAGTACCACCGCGAGGGGTACACGAACTTCCGGGAGGTCCACAAGGAACGCGACTACACCTCGGAGAACGACCACGTCTCCTGGATGTACACCGCCCGGAAGGCCGCCGAGCGGGAACACGAGATCTTGGAGGAGCTCTACCCGGACGTCTCGGTGCCCCAGCCGATCGACCAGAACCGCCACGCCATCGTCATGGAGAAGATGGACGGCGTCGAACTCTCCCGGACGAGACTCGAGGCCGATCAGGTACTGGGCGTCCTCGATCTGCTCGTCTCCGAGATCGCCAACGCGCACGCGAACGGGTACGTCCACGCGGACATGAGCGAGTACAACGTCTTCGTCAACGAGGCGGGCGTGAAGATCTTCGACTGGCCCCAGGCCGTGCCGACCGACCACGAGAACGCCGGCGAGTTCCTCCGCCGGGATCTGACGAACATCGTGGGCTACTTCCGCCGAAAGTACCCCCAGCACGTTCCCGACGACATCGACAGCGACGACCTCGCCGATTCGATCGAGCGCGAGTCGTTCGAGACGATCACCGAGTTCGTCGCCTGA
- a CDS encoding universal stress protein, whose amino-acid sequence MIDHVLVPVDDSKQSTEALAFACEEYPDARITALHVLDPGDFYAATGIEGGAVANYDELQEHHQDRADAILESAREQAAEHGVELETDHVVGGISRSIVDYAADHDVDHIAIGSHGRTGASRILLGSVAEKVARRSPVPVTIVR is encoded by the coding sequence ATGATCGATCACGTTCTCGTTCCCGTCGACGACTCGAAGCAGTCGACCGAAGCCCTCGCGTTCGCCTGCGAGGAGTACCCCGACGCCCGTATCACGGCGCTGCACGTCCTCGATCCGGGCGACTTCTACGCCGCGACCGGGATCGAAGGCGGCGCCGTGGCGAACTACGACGAACTCCAGGAACACCACCAGGATCGCGCGGACGCGATCCTCGAGTCGGCGCGCGAACAGGCCGCCGAGCACGGCGTCGAGCTCGAGACGGACCACGTCGTCGGCGGCATCTCGCGGTCGATCGTCGACTACGCCGCCGACCACGACGTCGACCACATCGCGATCGGGAGCCACGGTCGCACGGGCGCGAGTCGGATCCTGCTTGGCAGCGTCGCCGAGAAGGTGGCCCGCCGCTCGCCCGTCCCGGTGACGATCGTCCGCTGA
- the glmS gene encoding methylaspartate mutase subunit S, with protein sequence MTQTVILGVIGSDAHVVGITILEQAFEAAGFDVVNLGVQTSQAEFVDAATEHDAAAVLVSSLYGHAKQDCQGFHERFADAGLEDVTTYIGGNLAVGQDDFEETRAFFRELGFDRVFDSETDPEDAIEALRADLDMRSAESERESQTVSA encoded by the coding sequence ATGACGCAGACAGTCATCCTCGGCGTGATCGGGTCCGACGCCCACGTCGTCGGGATCACCATCCTGGAACAAGCGTTCGAGGCGGCCGGATTCGACGTCGTCAACCTCGGCGTTCAGACCTCTCAAGCGGAGTTCGTCGACGCCGCGACCGAACACGACGCCGCGGCCGTACTCGTCTCATCGCTCTACGGTCACGCCAAACAGGACTGTCAGGGCTTCCACGAGCGGTTCGCCGACGCCGGCCTCGAGGACGTCACGACCTACATCGGCGGCAACCTCGCCGTCGGTCAGGACGACTTCGAGGAGACCCGCGCGTTCTTCCGCGAGCTCGGGTTCGACCGCGTCTTCGACTCCGAGACCGATCCCGAGGACGCGATCGAGGCGCTGCGGGCCGATCTGGATATGCGCTCCGCGGAGTCCGAGCGGGAGAGCCAGACCGTCTCCGCCTGA
- a CDS encoding 50S ribosomal protein L15e yields MAESFYSHIKDAWKDPGDGKLGELQWQRKQEWRDQGAIERIERPTRLDKARELGYKAKQGIIVVRVAVRKGTARKERFTAGRRSKRQGVNRIGRRKNIQRIGEERVSRKYPNLRVLNSYWVGEDGSQKWFEAILVDPNHPAIENDDDLNWICDDDHTNRAFRGLTNAGKANRGLNNRGKGAEKVRPSNNGGQGRAK; encoded by the coding sequence ATGGCAGAAAGCTTCTACTCCCACATCAAGGACGCATGGAAGGACCCCGGCGACGGCAAGCTCGGGGAACTGCAGTGGCAGCGAAAGCAGGAATGGCGCGACCAGGGCGCCATCGAGCGCATCGAGCGCCCGACCCGACTGGACAAGGCGCGCGAACTCGGCTACAAGGCCAAACAGGGCATTATCGTGGTCCGCGTGGCGGTCCGCAAGGGGACGGCCCGAAAGGAGCGGTTCACGGCCGGTCGCCGATCCAAGCGCCAGGGTGTCAACCGCATCGGGCGGCGCAAGAACATCCAGCGCATCGGCGAGGAGCGCGTCTCCCGGAAGTACCCCAATCTGCGGGTGCTCAACAGCTACTGGGTCGGCGAAGACGGCTCGCAGAAGTGGTTCGAAGCGATCCTCGTGGATCCGAACCACCCGGCGATCGAGAACGACGACGATCTCAACTGGATCTGCGACGACGACCACACGAACCGCGCGTTCCGCGGCCTCACCAACGCGGGCAAGGCCAACCGCGGCCTCAACAACCGCGGCAAGGGCGCCGAGAAGGTCCGTCCGTCCAACAACGGCGGACAGGGCCGCGCGAAGTAA
- a CDS encoding NAD(P)H-hydrate dehydratase → MGRLQRTLSNISEEEIDNGRIGIVAGAIEYPNQPVLVGRAALRTGSDHVRTFVPDPIYEIVAGQDPNLLVDRYAGEQFEESAVERTREMSEWADALVIGPGLVDADPEAVCEAIDTIDVPMVVDALALEPSLDADLSNAVLTPSSKEVGPITDEYGSLEAFSEETGAVVTLTGDIDEIVAGGERLENETGTSAMTVAGTGDTMVGIVASLLGQGMDRREAAELGAWILGKTGELATADHGPGVVATDVIERIPDTIR, encoded by the coding sequence ATGGGACGGCTCCAGCGAACGCTCTCGAACATCTCCGAGGAAGAGATCGACAACGGCCGGATCGGTATCGTCGCCGGCGCGATCGAGTACCCCAACCAGCCGGTGCTCGTCGGTCGCGCGGCGCTCCGAACGGGCTCCGACCACGTCCGGACGTTCGTCCCCGATCCGATCTACGAGATCGTCGCGGGTCAGGACCCGAACCTGCTGGTCGACCGCTACGCGGGCGAACAGTTCGAGGAGAGCGCCGTCGAACGCACCCGCGAGATGAGCGAGTGGGCCGATGCGCTCGTCATCGGCCCCGGGCTGGTCGACGCCGATCCCGAAGCCGTCTGCGAGGCGATCGACACCATCGACGTCCCGATGGTCGTCGACGCTCTCGCGCTCGAACCGTCGCTCGACGCCGACCTCTCGAACGCCGTGCTCACGCCGAGCAGCAAGGAGGTCGGACCGATCACCGACGAGTACGGCTCGCTCGAGGCGTTCTCGGAGGAGACCGGCGCCGTCGTCACCCTGACCGGCGATATCGACGAGATCGTCGCCGGCGGCGAGCGGCTCGAAAACGAGACGGGGACGTCGGCGATGACCGTCGCCGGGACCGGCGACACGATGGTCGGCATCGTCGCCTCGCTGCTCGGACAGGGGATGGACCGGCGCGAAGCGGCCGAACTGGGCGCGTGGATCCTCGGGAAGACCGGCGAACTCGCGACCGCCGACCACGGGCCGGGCGTCGTCGCGACCGACGTGATCGAGCGGATTCCGGACACGATCCGCTGA
- a CDS encoding biotin/lipoate A/B protein ligase family protein, whose product MNDLADREWRLIRDEPREGAVQMAAEEIAAQTALEDDLRTVRVYSWEPSTLSLGYRQDADTVDWDYCEREGIDVTRRQTGGGGIYHDRYADISYTIVAPADEVPGNLMDCYELFCEPVLEGLRRMGVDADFAAVEQASIYQPSCYLRDINPAHDVVAPASAGADAGKISGNAQYRQRDVVIQHGSISYDLEAERHVGVFETDLEPATFTDRVTSVREQAGIDREEAVETLATALGEWCDADESTWREAEVEAARDLADRKFGADAWIRNREVLEADGE is encoded by the coding sequence ATGAACGACCTCGCCGATCGGGAGTGGCGGCTGATTCGGGACGAGCCCCGCGAAGGGGCCGTCCAGATGGCCGCCGAGGAAATCGCGGCACAAACGGCTCTCGAGGACGACCTGCGGACGGTTCGAGTCTACTCGTGGGAGCCGAGCACGCTGTCGCTGGGGTACCGCCAGGACGCCGACACCGTCGACTGGGACTACTGCGAGCGCGAGGGGATCGACGTCACCCGTCGCCAGACCGGCGGCGGCGGGATCTACCACGATCGGTACGCGGACATCTCGTACACGATCGTCGCGCCCGCCGACGAGGTTCCCGGTAACTTGATGGACTGTTACGAACTGTTCTGCGAGCCGGTCCTCGAGGGCCTTCGGCGCATGGGCGTCGACGCCGACTTCGCCGCGGTCGAGCAGGCGTCGATCTATCAGCCCTCCTGCTACCTGCGGGACATCAACCCGGCCCACGACGTGGTCGCACCGGCCAGCGCGGGCGCGGACGCGGGGAAGATCAGCGGCAACGCCCAGTACCGCCAGCGCGACGTCGTCATCCAGCACGGCTCGATCAGTTACGATCTCGAGGCCGAGCGTCACGTCGGCGTCTTCGAGACCGATCTCGAGCCCGCGACGTTCACCGACCGCGTGACGAGCGTCCGCGAACAGGCGGGGATCGACCGCGAGGAGGCCGTCGAGACGCTCGCGACGGCGCTCGGGGAGTGGTGTGACGCCGACGAATCGACGTGGCGAGAGGCCGAGGTCGAGGCGGCCCGGGACCTCGCCGATCGCAAGTTCGGCGCGGACGCGTGGATTCGGAACCGAGAGGTGCTGGAAGCGGACGGGGAGTGA
- a CDS encoding phosphoribosyltransferase family protein, with the protein MNRAEKAALQLRAVDVLRMLKETRTYDELAETTGLPAGDLNRYVNGHVLPGTERARQVVEDLGREALADELEARIRVDDEGYVDNSAAVFDQSFLDLVAPVVANAFDFDRPDVVLTAATDGITLAASLASYYGTRCAYAKKRKETAVEEFIEARERLQSGIELTYYLPESAIDAGESVLVVDDLIRSGETQELLLDIVDTADADVAGVFALIAAGENGIRRARSHTDAPVDALTTV; encoded by the coding sequence ATGAACAGAGCCGAGAAGGCAGCCCTCCAGTTACGGGCCGTCGACGTGTTGCGGATGCTGAAGGAGACCCGAACCTACGACGAACTCGCCGAGACGACGGGGCTTCCGGCGGGCGATCTCAACCGGTACGTCAACGGCCACGTGCTGCCGGGAACCGAACGCGCGCGCCAGGTCGTCGAGGACCTCGGTCGCGAGGCGCTGGCCGACGAACTCGAGGCTCGCATCCGGGTCGACGACGAGGGATACGTCGACAACAGCGCAGCGGTCTTCGACCAGTCGTTTCTCGACCTCGTCGCGCCCGTCGTGGCCAACGCGTTCGACTTCGATCGACCCGACGTCGTCCTCACGGCGGCGACCGACGGGATCACGCTGGCCGCCTCGCTCGCGAGCTACTACGGGACGCGCTGTGCGTACGCGAAGAAGCGCAAGGAGACCGCCGTCGAGGAGTTCATCGAGGCCCGCGAGCGCCTCCAGTCGGGGATCGAACTCACCTACTACCTCCCCGAGTCGGCCATCGACGCCGGCGAGTCGGTGCTGGTCGTCGACGACCTCATCCGCTCGGGCGAGACCCAGGAGCTCCTGCTGGACATCGTCGACACCGCCGACGCCGACGTCGCCGGCGTCTTCGCGCTCATCGCGGCCGGCGAGAACGGCATCCGGCGGGCCCGGAGCCACACCGACGCACCCGTCGACGCCCTCACGACGGTCTGA
- a CDS encoding helix-turn-helix domain-containing protein has translation MSENVPTDTPSRVGANASSDAIEAAAFLARSEHRVRVLELLADGRHAREELSAETSVTRVTLSRILGDLTDRGWVERDHADGGYTITNTGRDIYDQFDRLLETIAVGQRYPDIIDALPTAWFDFDLRRLADADLVAADSADPLAGMRVVTDALSRASTVRAVVGSFATLPMYDLSEDLSDGNAADGEVVFDRNATAVALENPDLVDRWREIEARTDRPVYYSADGTIPCNVDIADDTVFLSIADGSGFDVLRCTDPAVVEWATDLFREKRSAAVPLERHRIDGEPTA, from the coding sequence ATGAGCGAGAACGTACCGACGGACACACCGTCTCGCGTGGGGGCGAACGCGTCGAGCGACGCTATCGAAGCAGCGGCGTTTCTCGCGCGCTCGGAGCACCGCGTCCGCGTCCTCGAGTTGCTCGCGGACGGGCGACACGCGCGCGAGGAGTTGTCGGCGGAGACGAGCGTGACGCGGGTGACGCTGAGCCGAATCCTCGGGGACCTGACCGACCGCGGCTGGGTCGAACGGGATCACGCCGATGGCGGGTACACGATCACGAACACGGGCCGGGACATCTACGACCAGTTCGACCGCCTCCTCGAGACGATCGCCGTCGGACAGCGGTATCCCGATATCATCGACGCCCTTCCGACGGCGTGGTTCGACTTCGATCTCCGACGTCTGGCCGACGCCGACCTCGTCGCCGCCGACAGCGCCGATCCGCTGGCCGGAATGCGCGTCGTAACCGATGCTCTCAGCCGAGCGTCGACCGTCCGGGCCGTCGTCGGTTCGTTCGCGACCCTCCCGATGTACGACCTCTCCGAGGACCTGTCCGACGGTAACGCGGCGGACGGCGAGGTCGTCTTCGACCGGAACGCGACCGCCGTCGCGCTCGAGAACCCGGACCTCGTCGACCGGTGGCGGGAAATCGAAGCCCGGACCGACCGGCCGGTCTACTACAGCGCCGACGGGACGATCCCCTGTAACGTCGATATCGCCGACGACACCGTCTTCCTCTCGATCGCCGACGGGAGCGGATTCGACGTGCTCCGGTGTACCGACCCCGCCGTCGTCGAGTGGGCGACGGACCTTTTCCGCGAGAAGCGGTCCGCGGCGGTCCCGCTCGAGCGACACCGGATCGACGGCGAACCGACCGCGTAG
- a CDS encoding class I SAM-dependent methyltransferase, whose amino-acid sequence MPDSSAEPATRTEQEHRHEIAHPVFAACYDLCPEPEELEAQRAYLARDLSGRVLELGCGTGDMFPYVVDGAAGDRDDLEYHAIEPDPHMRKRAADAARDSGLAVDLRDARAESLPYPDESFDVVLAGVVFCTIQDPDAALEEVARVLKPGGEFRFLEHVRADGWRGSGQKLLDPLWQRAAGGCHLTRETVERFVGHEALAVEEVDRLDVGVFPATPVVRGTLRRRRNGVLE is encoded by the coding sequence ATGCCCGACTCGAGCGCCGAACCCGCGACGCGGACGGAACAGGAGCACCGCCACGAGATCGCCCACCCAGTCTTCGCCGCGTGCTACGATCTGTGTCCGGAACCCGAGGAACTCGAGGCCCAGCGCGCGTACCTGGCGCGCGACCTCTCCGGACGCGTGCTCGAACTGGGCTGTGGAACCGGCGACATGTTCCCGTACGTCGTCGACGGCGCCGCCGGCGACCGCGACGACCTTGAGTACCACGCGATCGAACCGGACCCGCACATGCGAAAGCGGGCGGCCGACGCCGCTCGCGATTCGGGACTCGCGGTCGATCTCCGGGACGCCCGCGCCGAGTCGCTGCCCTATCCCGACGAGAGCTTCGACGTCGTCCTCGCCGGCGTCGTCTTCTGTACGATTCAGGACCCCGACGCGGCCCTCGAGGAGGTCGCCCGCGTGCTGAAACCGGGCGGCGAGTTCCGCTTCCTCGAGCACGTCCGCGCCGACGGCTGGCGCGGGAGCGGGCAGAAACTGCTCGATCCGCTCTGGCAGCGCGCGGCGGGAGGCTGTCACCTCACCCGCGAGACGGTCGAACGCTTCGTCGGTCACGAGGCGCTGGCCGTCGAGGAGGTCGATCGCCTCGACGTCGGCGTCTTTCCGGCGACGCCAGTCGTCCGCGGGACGCTCCGCCGGCGACGGAACGGGGTTCTCGAGTAA